Proteins encoded together in one Pseudoroseomonas cervicalis window:
- a CDS encoding xanthine dehydrogenase family protein molybdopterin-binding subunit, protein MNVTLPFEGIGASVRRKEDLRFLSGRGQYTDDMNRPGQLHAWILRSPHAHARIDGIDTAAAAAMPGVAAIYTARDIEAAGLGGIPCGWQVTGKGGKVMAEPMHPVLASGKVRHVGDPVAVVIAESKAQARDAAEAIEVRYTTLPALSTMAAALAPGAAALHDDAADNICFDWEIGDAAATDAAFARAHKVVRFETTNNRLVPNAMEPRAALGDYDPNSGEHTLITTSQNPHVIRLLMGAFVLKVPEHKLRVVAPDVGGGFGSKIYHYAEEAIVTWAAAQLKRPVKWTAERTESFLSDAHGRDHVTTAELALDQDGTFLGLRVSTLANMGAYLSTFAPAVPTYLSATLLAGVYRTPAIHGQVKAVFTSTVPVDAYRGAGRPETTYLLERLVDVAAREMGMDRLEIRRRNFIRPDQFPYQTPVALQYDSGDYEATLKGAMEAADYAGFEARRAEARARGKLRGIGISTYLEACGIAPSKLVGSLGARAGLYEVANIRVHPTGSISVFTGTHSHGQGHETTFAQLVSEQLGVPLSQVEIVHGDTSRIPFGMGTYGSRSLAVGGAAMVKAMDKIIAKGKKIAAHLLEASVEDIEFDRGTFRVAGTDRAKTLTDISMAAYVPHNYPIDEIEPGLEETAFYDPKNFTYPGGCHICEVEIDPDTGEVAVVNFTACDDVGRVINPMIVEGQIQGGLAQGIGQALIEHTAYDADGQLLTASFNDYAMPRAADLPGFAVSTATTLCTHNPLGVKGCGEVGAIGSPPAVINAVVDALRDHGVTHVEMPATPLKIWSIIHGKGAAQRQPQAAE, encoded by the coding sequence ATGAATGTCACCCTGCCCTTCGAGGGGATCGGGGCCAGTGTGAGGCGCAAGGAGGATCTGCGCTTCCTCTCCGGCCGCGGCCAGTACACGGACGACATGAACCGTCCCGGCCAGCTGCATGCCTGGATCCTGCGCAGCCCCCATGCCCATGCGCGGATCGACGGCATCGACACGGCGGCCGCCGCCGCCATGCCGGGTGTCGCCGCCATCTACACGGCGCGCGACATCGAGGCGGCGGGGCTGGGCGGCATCCCCTGCGGCTGGCAGGTGACCGGCAAGGGCGGCAAGGTGATGGCCGAGCCGATGCACCCGGTGCTCGCCAGCGGCAAGGTGCGCCATGTGGGCGACCCGGTCGCCGTCGTCATCGCCGAGAGCAAGGCGCAGGCGCGCGACGCGGCGGAGGCGATCGAGGTCCGCTACACCACGCTGCCGGCGCTCTCCACCATGGCGGCGGCGCTGGCGCCGGGCGCGGCCGCGCTGCATGACGACGCCGCGGACAATATCTGCTTCGACTGGGAGATCGGCGACGCGGCGGCGACCGATGCGGCCTTCGCCCGCGCGCACAAGGTGGTGCGCTTCGAGACCACCAACAACCGGCTGGTGCCGAACGCCATGGAGCCGCGCGCGGCGCTGGGGGATTACGACCCCAATAGCGGCGAGCACACGCTCATCACCACCAGCCAGAACCCGCATGTCATCCGGCTGCTGATGGGCGCCTTCGTGCTGAAGGTGCCGGAGCACAAGCTGCGCGTGGTGGCGCCCGATGTCGGCGGCGGCTTCGGCAGCAAGATCTACCATTATGCCGAGGAGGCGATCGTCACCTGGGCGGCGGCGCAGCTGAAGCGCCCGGTGAAATGGACCGCCGAGCGCACCGAGAGTTTTCTGTCCGACGCGCATGGCCGCGACCATGTCACCACCGCCGAGCTGGCGCTGGACCAGGATGGCACCTTCCTCGGCCTGCGGGTTTCGACGCTGGCCAATATGGGCGCCTATCTCTCGACCTTCGCGCCCGCCGTGCCGACCTATCTGAGCGCCACGCTGCTGGCCGGCGTCTACCGGACGCCGGCGATCCATGGCCAGGTGAAGGCGGTCTTCACCTCCACCGTGCCGGTCGATGCCTATCGCGGCGCGGGGCGGCCGGAGACCACCTATCTGCTGGAGCGGCTGGTCGATGTCGCGGCCAGGGAGATGGGGATGGACCGGCTGGAGATCCGCCGGCGCAATTTCATCCGCCCCGACCAGTTCCCCTACCAGACGCCGGTCGCGCTGCAATATGACAGCGGCGATTACGAGGCGACGCTGAAGGGCGCCATGGAGGCCGCCGATTATGCCGGCTTCGAGGCGCGGCGCGCCGAGGCCCGCGCGCGCGGCAAGCTGCGCGGCATCGGCATCTCTACCTATCTGGAGGCCTGCGGCATCGCGCCGTCGAAGCTGGTGGGCTCGCTCGGCGCCCGGGCGGGGCTCTATGAGGTCGCCAATATCCGCGTCCATCCCACGGGCAGCATCTCGGTCTTCACCGGCACGCACAGCCATGGCCAGGGGCATGAGACAACCTTCGCCCAGCTGGTGTCCGAGCAGCTCGGCGTGCCGCTGTCGCAGGTCGAGATCGTGCATGGCGACACCAGCAGGATCCCCTTCGGCATGGGCACCTATGGCTCGCGCTCGCTGGCGGTGGGCGGGGCGGCCATGGTCAAGGCGATGGACAAGATCATCGCCAAGGGGAAGAAGATCGCCGCCCATCTGCTGGAGGCCTCGGTCGAGGATATCGAGTTCGACCGTGGCACCTTCCGCGTCGCCGGCACCGACCGCGCCAAGACGCTGACCGATATCAGCATGGCGGCCTATGTGCCGCACAACTACCCGATCGACGAGATCGAGCCCGGGCTGGAGGAGACCGCCTTCTACGACCCGAAGAACTTCACCTATCCGGGCGGCTGCCATATCTGCGAGGTGGAGATCGACCCGGATACGGGGGAGGTCGCGGTGGTCAATTTCACCGCCTGCGACGATGTCGGGCGTGTGATCAACCCGATGATCGTCGAGGGGCAGATCCAGGGCGGGCTGGCCCAGGGCATCGGCCAGGCGCTGATCGAGCACACCGCCTATGATGCCGACGGCCAGCTGCTGACGGCGAGCTTCAACGACTACGCCATGCCGCGCGCGGCCGATCTGCCGGGCTTCGCCGTCTCCACCGCCACCACCCTCTGCACCCACAACCCGCTCGGGGTGAAGGGCTGCGGCGAGGTCGGCGCCATCGGCTCGCCGCCCGCGGTGATCAACGCCGTGGTGGATGCACTGCGTGACCATGGCGTGACCCATGTCGAGATGCCCGCGACACCGCTGAAGATCTGGTCCATCATCCATGGCAAGGGGGCGGCCCAGCGCCAGCCCCAGGCCGCCGAGTAG
- a CDS encoding (2Fe-2S)-binding protein, with product MPQVTLTVNGKSHSIEVEARTLLVEALRETLRLTGTHVGCDTSQCGACVVHLDGESVKSCTILAVQADGGSVTTIEGLAAADGTLHPMQEAFREYHALQCGFCTPGMVMSAIDLVNKHPQGLSEAEIREGLEGNICRCTGYHNIVKAIAAAAEVMQGRAAEVARAAE from the coding sequence ATGCCGCAAGTCACGCTGACCGTGAACGGCAAGAGCCACAGCATCGAGGTCGAGGCACGCACGCTGCTGGTCGAGGCACTGCGCGAGACGCTGCGCCTGACCGGCACGCATGTCGGCTGCGACACCAGCCAGTGCGGCGCCTGCGTGGTGCATCTGGATGGCGAGAGCGTGAAGTCCTGCACCATCCTGGCGGTGCAGGCGGATGGCGGGTCGGTGACCACCATCGAGGGGCTGGCGGCGGCCGATGGCACGCTGCACCCGATGCAGGAAGCCTTCCGCGAGTATCACGCGCTGCAGTGCGGCTTCTGCACCCCGGGCATGGTGATGAGCGCCATCGACCTGGTGAACAAGCACCCGCAGGGCCTGTCCGAGGCCGAGATCCGCGAGGGGCTCGAAGGCAATATCTGCCGCTGCACCGGCTACCATAACATCGTGAAGGCCATCGCCGCGGCCGCCGAGGTGATGCAGGGCCGCGCGGCGGAGGTGGCGCGCGCCGCCGAGTAA
- a CDS encoding ABC transporter ATP-binding protein → MSMTMGTHPAHRAPSRSSRPLLEVNDLKKHFPIKAGFFGGTTGHVYAVDGVSFHIEKGETLSLVGESGCGKSTVGKALLRLFPPTAGQVVLDGQRIDDLSQGKLRPLRRRMGVVFQDPFSSLNPRMRVKDLLAEPIRNFGLAKDSADLDERVAKLMDTVRLPRDAVNRWPHEFSGGQRQRICIARALAGEPELIICDEAVSALDVSVKAQIVNLLQDLQKELGLALLFISHDLAIVEHMTHRVAVMYLGKIVEIAPRRQLFGAPKHPYTEALLSAVPVPEPGAGRQRIVLKGDVPSPINPPKGCRFHTRCPYAFDRCRVDEPQLQQTEPGQWAACHLHDRPAAENPLARSLPEMV, encoded by the coding sequence ATGAGCATGACCATGGGCACCCATCCGGCGCATCGCGCGCCTTCCCGCTCCAGCCGCCCGCTGCTGGAGGTGAACGACCTGAAGAAGCACTTCCCGATCAAGGCGGGCTTCTTCGGCGGCACCACCGGCCATGTCTATGCCGTCGACGGCGTCTCCTTCCATATCGAGAAGGGCGAGACGCTGTCGCTGGTGGGCGAATCCGGCTGCGGCAAGTCGACCGTCGGCAAGGCGCTGCTGCGGCTCTTCCCGCCCACCGCCGGCCAGGTGGTGCTGGACGGGCAGCGCATCGACGATCTCTCGCAGGGCAAGCTGCGGCCGCTGCGCCGGCGCATGGGGGTGGTGTTCCAGGACCCGTTCTCCAGCCTGAACCCTCGCATGCGGGTGAAGGATCTGCTGGCCGAGCCGATCCGCAATTTCGGCCTGGCGAAGGACAGCGCCGACCTCGACGAGCGCGTGGCCAAGCTGATGGACACGGTGCGGCTGCCGCGCGATGCGGTGAATCGCTGGCCGCATGAATTCTCGGGCGGCCAGCGCCAGCGCATCTGCATCGCCCGCGCGCTGGCCGGCGAGCCGGAGCTGATCATCTGCGACGAGGCGGTCTCCGCCCTCGACGTCTCGGTGAAGGCGCAGATCGTCAACCTGCTGCAGGATCTGCAGAAGGAGCTGGGCCTGGCGCTGCTGTTCATCAGCCACGACCTGGCCATCGTGGAGCACATGACGCATCGCGTCGCGGTGATGTATCTCGGCAAGATCGTCGAGATCGCGCCGCGCCGGCAGCTCTTCGGCGCGCCGAAGCACCCCTATACCGAGGCGCTGCTCTCCGCCGTGCCGGTGCCGGAGCCGGGGGCGGGGCGGCAGCGCATCGTGCTGAAGGGCGATGTGCCGAGCCCGATCAACCCGCCCAAGGGCTGCCGTTTCCACACCCGCTGCCCCTATGCCTTCGACCGCTGCCGCGTCGACGAGCCGCAGCTGCAACAGACGGAGCCGGGGCAGTGGGCGGCCTGCCATTTGCACGACCGCCCTGCGGCGGAGAACCCGCTGGCGCGCAGCCTGCCGGAGATGGTTTAA
- a CDS encoding ABC transporter ATP-binding protein, with amino-acid sequence MALLEVENLQTHFRTPDGGVNRAVDGLTFSVEAGETVAIVGESGCGKSVTSMSILRLIPEPPGKIAGSIRFNGKDLLKVSDREMRAIRGNEISMIFQEPMTSLNPVLTIGQQIGEALRLHQGLSRGQAEAKAVEMLTLVGIPAPAKRVKEYPHQLSGGMRQRVMIAIALACNPKLLIADEPTTALDVTIQAQILDLMRDLKRTVGAAIVLITHDLGVVAEVAERVIVMYAGRKVEEAKVAELFRAPKHPYTQGLLGAVPKLGSSLTGETERLAEIPGLVPSLKQKIQGCVFAGRCPHVTELCREVAPGLEEKAPGHIAACHYAVKEAVAA; translated from the coding sequence ATGGCCCTGCTCGAAGTCGAAAACCTGCAGACGCATTTCCGCACCCCCGATGGCGGCGTGAACCGCGCCGTCGACGGGCTCACCTTCTCGGTGGAGGCGGGCGAGACCGTCGCCATCGTGGGCGAGTCCGGCTGCGGCAAATCCGTCACCTCCATGTCGATCCTGCGGCTGATCCCGGAACCCCCGGGCAAGATCGCCGGCTCCATCCGCTTCAATGGCAAGGACCTGCTGAAGGTCTCGGACCGCGAGATGCGCGCCATCCGCGGCAATGAGATCAGCATGATCTTCCAGGAGCCGATGACCTCGCTGAATCCGGTGCTGACCATCGGCCAGCAGATCGGCGAGGCGCTGCGCCTACATCAGGGCCTCTCCCGCGGCCAGGCCGAGGCCAAGGCGGTGGAGATGCTGACGCTGGTCGGCATTCCCGCGCCGGCCAAGCGGGTGAAGGAATATCCGCACCAGCTCTCGGGCGGCATGCGCCAGCGCGTGATGATCGCGATCGCGCTCGCCTGCAATCCGAAGCTGCTGATCGCCGACGAGCCGACCACCGCGCTCGACGTGACGATCCAGGCGCAGATCCTCGACCTGATGCGCGACCTGAAGCGCACCGTCGGCGCCGCCATCGTGCTGATCACCCATGATCTCGGCGTGGTCGCCGAGGTCGCGGAGCGGGTGATCGTCATGTATGCCGGCCGCAAGGTGGAGGAGGCGAAGGTGGCGGAGCTGTTCCGCGCGCCGAAGCACCCTTACACCCAGGGCCTGCTGGGTGCGGTGCCGAAGCTCGGCTCCTCGCTGACCGGCGAGACCGAGCGGCTGGCCGAGATCCCCGGCCTGGTGCCCAGCCTGAAGCAGAAGATCCAGGGCTGCGTCTTCGCCGGACGCTGCCCGCATGTCACCGAGCTCTGCCGCGAGGTCGCGCCGGGGCTCGAGGAGAAGGCGCCGGGCCATATCGCGGCCTGCCACTACGCGGTGAAGGAGGCCGTGGCCGCATGA
- a CDS encoding ABC transporter permease translates to MSTSILPPGGVSPQDVAVAPSMPDIMAQKKTRKGVLGYLLRHPTIAIGGFLLLLMLAVAVFAPFLWTKDPTALAPAMRTRDPSARFWFGTDMLGRDVYSRVLYGTRVSLQVGFGVAFFASIIGLAIGLVSGFVRWADSIIMRVMDGIMSIPSILLAIALMALTRGSVGNVILAITIAEIPRVSRLVRGVVLSLREQPYVDAAIASGTRTPVIIWRHILPNTLAPMTVQATYICASAMIAEAILSFIGAGTPPIIPSWGNIMAEGRALWQVKPYIVFFPAVFLSITVLAVNLLGDGLRDSLDPRAAKRV, encoded by the coding sequence TTGAGCACCTCCATCCTGCCCCCGGGGGGCGTCTCGCCGCAGGACGTCGCCGTGGCGCCGTCCATGCCGGACATCATGGCGCAGAAGAAGACCCGCAAGGGTGTGCTGGGCTATCTGCTGCGCCATCCGACCATCGCCATCGGCGGCTTCCTGCTGCTGCTGATGCTGGCGGTCGCGGTCTTCGCGCCCTTCCTGTGGACCAAGGACCCGACGGCGCTGGCGCCCGCCATGCGCACCCGCGACCCCTCGGCGCGCTTCTGGTTCGGCACCGACATGCTGGGGCGCGACGTCTACAGCCGCGTGCTCTACGGCACCCGCGTCTCGCTGCAGGTGGGCTTCGGCGTCGCCTTCTTCGCCTCCATCATCGGGCTGGCCATCGGCCTGGTCTCGGGCTTCGTCCGCTGGGCCGACAGCATCATCATGCGGGTGATGGACGGCATCATGTCGATCCCCTCCATCCTGCTGGCCATCGCGCTGATGGCGCTGACCCGCGGCTCGGTCGGCAATGTCATCCTGGCCATCACCATCGCCGAGATCCCGCGCGTCTCCCGCCTGGTGCGCGGCGTGGTGCTGTCGCTGCGTGAGCAGCCCTATGTCGATGCCGCCATCGCCTCCGGCACCCGCACGCCGGTGATCATCTGGCGCCACATCCTGCCCAACACCCTGGCGCCCATGACGGTGCAGGCGACCTATATCTGCGCCAGCGCCATGATCGCCGAGGCGATCCTGTCCTTCATCGGCGCGGGCACGCCGCCGATCATCCCGTCCTGGGGCAACATCATGGCCGAGGGCCGGGCGCTCTGGCAGGTCAAGCCCTACATCGTCTTCTTCCCGGCGGTGTTCCTTTCCATCACCGTGCTGGCGGTGAACCTGCTGGGCGACGGCCTGCGGGATTCGCTCGATCCGCGCGCGGCGAAGCGGGTGTAA
- a CDS encoding ABC transporter permease, translating to MFAYIVRRVLATIPVMAIVALFVFSLLYIAPGDPAAVIAGDQATPADVERIRASLGLDRPFLVRFGEWVFRILQGDLGVSIFTNLPVTRMIAQRIEPTLSLMIVTLILAVTIAVPMGVVAAWKAGSWIDRCVMAFAVLGFSVPVFVVGYLLAYYFALELDWFPVQGYTPFSQGVRPWLSNLVLPAIALGGVYIALIARITRATMLEVLQQDYIRTARAKGAGQTTLLFVHALKNAAVPIVTVIGIGVALLIGGAVVTESVFAIPGLGRLTVDAILRRDYPVIQGVILLFSFVYVLVNLLIDLSYTLFDPRIRY from the coding sequence ATGTTCGCCTACATCGTCCGACGTGTCCTGGCGACCATCCCCGTGATGGCGATCGTCGCCCTGTTTGTCTTCAGCCTGCTCTACATCGCCCCCGGCGATCCGGCGGCGGTCATCGCGGGTGACCAGGCCACGCCGGCCGATGTGGAGCGGATCCGCGCCAGCCTGGGCCTTGACCGGCCCTTCCTGGTGCGCTTCGGCGAATGGGTCTTCCGCATCCTGCAGGGCGACCTCGGCGTCTCCATCTTCACCAATCTCCCGGTGACGCGGATGATCGCCCAGCGCATCGAGCCCACGCTGTCGCTGATGATCGTCACCCTGATCCTGGCCGTCACCATCGCCGTGCCGATGGGCGTGGTCGCCGCCTGGAAGGCCGGCTCCTGGATAGACCGCTGCGTCATGGCCTTCGCCGTGCTCGGCTTCTCGGTGCCGGTCTTCGTGGTGGGCTATCTGCTGGCCTATTACTTCGCGCTCGAGCTCGACTGGTTCCCGGTGCAGGGCTACACGCCCTTCTCCCAGGGGGTGCGGCCCTGGCTGTCCAACCTGGTGCTGCCGGCCATCGCGCTGGGCGGCGTCTATATCGCGCTGATCGCCCGCATCACGCGCGCGACCATGCTCGAGGTGCTGCAGCAGGACTACATCCGCACGGCGCGCGCCAAGGGCGCCGGGCAGACCACGCTGCTCTTCGTGCATGCGCTGAAGAACGCGGCGGTGCCGATCGTCACCGTCATCGGCATCGGCGTCGCGCTGCTGATCGGCGGCGCGGTGGTGACGGAAAGCGTCTTCGCCATCCCCGGCCTCGGCCGGCTGACGGTGGATGCCATCCTGCGCCGCGACTACCCGGTCATCCAGGGCGTGATCCTGCTGTTCAGCTTCGTCTACGTGCTGGTCAATCTTCTGATCGACCTCAGCTACACCCTGTTCGACCCGAGGATCCGGTATTGA
- a CDS encoding ABC transporter substrate-binding protein — MTIERRSLLKLAAGGGALGAFGGGLVGGLSAPALAQGAAARTLRFVPQANLANFDPVWGTQYVVRNAAMLVWDTLYGLDSKLEPKRQMVESEEVSADGLTWTFKLRSGLRFHDNTPVLAKDAVASLARWAVRDPMGQMIRAIQNELVAVDDSTFRWSLKQPYPKMLLALAKNNAPCSFVMPERIAKTDPFQQISEYVGSGPFRFVREEWVPGARAVFQKFDGYVPREEPADWMAGGKRVLVDRVEWVIMPDPATASSALQNGEVDWWENPISDLVPLLRRNRNVNVDIADPLGNIGSLRMNHLHAPFNDPRARRAVLMALSQEDYMRALVGDDNALWKANPSFFTHGTPLYTEEGGEIMKGARDYDAARKLLAEAGYKGEPITLLVAQDQPITKAFGDVTADLLKRIGMNVDFVATDWGTVGSRRAMKNPPGQGGWHIFHTWHAGADCLNPAAYTAIRANGDGAWFGWPKNDQLEAYRDEWFAAPNMEAEKAAIAKMNREAMNFGLYGPTGFFLSYQAWRRNVSGVVKAPIPFFWGVSKS, encoded by the coding sequence ATGACGATCGAACGCAGGTCCTTGCTGAAGCTGGCCGCAGGCGGTGGCGCCCTGGGCGCCTTCGGCGGCGGCCTGGTGGGTGGGCTGTCCGCGCCCGCCCTGGCGCAGGGCGCCGCCGCGCGCACGCTGCGCTTCGTGCCGCAGGCCAACCTGGCCAATTTCGACCCCGTCTGGGGCACCCAGTATGTCGTGCGCAACGCCGCCATGCTGGTCTGGGACACGCTCTACGGCCTCGATTCGAAGCTCGAGCCGAAGCGCCAGATGGTGGAGAGCGAGGAGGTCTCCGCCGATGGGCTGACCTGGACCTTCAAGCTGCGCTCCGGCCTGAGGTTCCACGACAACACGCCCGTCCTGGCCAAGGATGCGGTGGCCAGCCTGGCGCGCTGGGCGGTGCGCGACCCGATGGGCCAGATGATCCGCGCCATCCAGAACGAGCTGGTGGCGGTGGATGACAGCACCTTCCGCTGGTCGCTGAAGCAGCCCTATCCGAAGATGCTGCTGGCGCTGGCCAAGAACAACGCGCCCTGCAGCTTCGTCATGCCGGAGCGCATCGCCAAGACCGACCCGTTCCAGCAGATCAGCGAATATGTCGGCTCCGGCCCCTTCCGCTTCGTGCGCGAGGAATGGGTGCCCGGCGCCCGCGCCGTGTTCCAGAAATTCGATGGCTATGTGCCGCGCGAGGAGCCGGCGGACTGGATGGCCGGCGGCAAGCGGGTCCTGGTCGACCGCGTCGAATGGGTGATCATGCCCGACCCGGCCACGGCCTCCTCTGCGCTGCAGAATGGCGAGGTCGATTGGTGGGAGAACCCGATCAGCGACCTGGTGCCGCTGCTGCGGCGCAACCGCAACGTCAATGTCGACATCGCCGACCCGCTCGGCAATATCGGCAGCCTGCGCATGAACCACCTGCACGCGCCCTTCAACGACCCGCGCGCCCGCCGCGCCGTGCTGATGGCGCTGAGCCAGGAGGATTACATGCGCGCGCTGGTCGGCGACGACAACGCGCTGTGGAAGGCCAACCCCTCCTTCTTCACCCATGGCACGCCGCTCTACACCGAGGAGGGCGGCGAGATCATGAAGGGCGCGCGCGACTATGACGCGGCCCGGAAGCTGCTGGCCGAGGCCGGCTACAAGGGCGAGCCGATCACCCTGCTGGTGGCGCAGGACCAGCCCATCACCAAGGCCTTCGGCGATGTCACGGCCGATCTGCTGAAGCGCATCGGCATGAATGTCGATTTCGTGGCCACCGATTGGGGCACGGTCGGCAGCCGCCGCGCCATGAAGAACCCGCCCGGCCAGGGCGGCTGGCACATCTTCCACACCTGGCATGCGGGGGCGGATTGCCTCAACCCCGCCGCCTACACCGCGATCCGCGCCAATGGCGATGGCGCCTGGTTCGGCTGGCCGAAGAACGACCAGCTCGAAGCCTATCGCGACGAGTGGTTTGCCGCACCCAACATGGAGGCCGAGAAAGCGGCGATCGCCAAGATGAACCGGGAAGCGATGAATTTCGGCCTGTACGGGCCGACCGGCTTCTTCCTCTCCTACCAGGCCTGGCGGAGGAATGTGAGCGGTGTCGTCAAGGCGCCGATCCCGTTCTTCTGGGGCGTCTCCAAGAGCTGA
- a CDS encoding ABC transporter substrate-binding protein, translated as MKRRSLLAGAGAGLGLAGAGLGALPRFAIAQTPASRVLKFVPQANLTSLDPIWTTATVTRNHGYMVYDCLYGTDAGFEPQPQMAEGAVFEEEGRRVTITLRPGLRFHDGEPVRAADVVASLARWMKRSPVGQKLETVVDELSAADDRRLVFRLKRRFPRLLHALGSAASPAPVIMPERLARTDPFQQVKEAIGSGPFRFKADEYNSGSFMAWERNPDYSPTPVGAPSLTAGPKRVHFDRVEWHIITDPSTAAAALQSGEMDWVEQPPPELQPLLRRNRNLVVDKIDPLPNVGVLRFNHLHPPFNDPAIRRALLPAISQADFMTSIVGPEPGDWVENVGVFTPGTPLATAAGLEPLQGPRSLERAKAALKEAGYANQPVRLIGPTDILAPTAITQVCADLYRRLGFNLDVVLTDWGSTVQRRTSREPVEKGGWSTVLTTFSSFEFADPAGHFPLRGNGLGGWPGWPTSERLETLRDSWFEAADLGEQKRIAAEMQVVAMQELPFVPIGAYYTNTAHKRALVDRVPGFALFWNLRRA; from the coding sequence ATGAAACGACGCAGCCTGCTGGCGGGCGCCGGCGCGGGGCTTGGCCTCGCCGGCGCCGGCCTTGGCGCTCTGCCACGCTTCGCGATCGCCCAGACCCCCGCGAGCCGGGTGCTGAAATTCGTGCCCCAGGCCAACCTCACCAGCCTGGACCCGATCTGGACCACCGCGACCGTCACCCGCAACCATGGCTACATGGTCTATGACTGCCTCTACGGCACCGATGCGGGTTTCGAGCCGCAGCCGCAGATGGCCGAGGGCGCGGTGTTCGAGGAGGAGGGGCGGCGCGTCACCATCACGCTGCGCCCGGGCCTGCGCTTCCATGATGGCGAGCCGGTGCGGGCCGCCGATGTGGTGGCGAGCCTCGCGCGCTGGATGAAGCGCAGCCCGGTCGGCCAGAAGCTGGAGACGGTGGTCGACGAGCTCTCCGCCGCCGATGACCGCCGCCTGGTGTTCCGGCTGAAGCGGCGCTTCCCGCGGCTGCTGCACGCGCTGGGCTCCGCCGCCTCGCCGGCGCCGGTGATCATGCCGGAGCGGCTGGCGCGCACCGACCCGTTCCAGCAGGTGAAGGAGGCGATCGGCTCCGGCCCCTTCCGCTTCAAGGCCGACGAGTACAACAGCGGCAGCTTCATGGCCTGGGAGCGCAACCCGGATTACAGCCCGACGCCGGTCGGGGCGCCGAGCCTGACGGCGGGGCCGAAGCGGGTGCATTTCGACCGCGTCGAATGGCACATCATCACCGACCCCTCCACCGCCGCCGCGGCGCTGCAGAGCGGCGAGATGGATTGGGTGGAGCAGCCGCCGCCGGAGCTGCAGCCGCTGCTGCGGCGCAACCGCAACCTGGTGGTGGACAAGATCGATCCGCTGCCGAATGTCGGTGTGCTGCGCTTCAACCATCTGCACCCGCCCTTCAACGACCCGGCGATCCGCCGCGCCTTGCTGCCGGCGATCAGCCAGGCGGATTTCATGACCAGCATCGTCGGCCCCGAGCCCGGCGACTGGGTGGAGAATGTCGGTGTCTTCACCCCCGGCACGCCGCTCGCGACCGCCGCCGGGCTGGAGCCGCTGCAGGGGCCGCGCAGCCTCGAGCGCGCGAAGGCCGCGCTGAAGGAGGCCGGCTACGCCAACCAGCCGGTGCGGCTGATCGGCCCGACCGACATCCTGGCGCCCACCGCCATCACCCAGGTCTGCGCCGATCTCTACCGGCGGCTGGGCTTCAACCTCGATGTGGTGCTGACCGACTGGGGCAGCACGGTGCAGCGGCGCACCTCGCGCGAGCCGGTGGAGAAGGGCGGCTGGTCGACCGTGCTGACCACCTTCTCCTCCTTCGAATTCGCCGATCCGGCCGGGCATTTCCCGCTGCGCGGCAATGGGCTGGGCGGCTGGCCCGGCTGGCCCACCAGCGAGCGGCTGGAGACGCTGCGCGATTCCTGGTTCGAGGCCGCCGATCTCGGCGAGCAGAAGCGGATCGCCGCCGAGATGCAGGTCGTCGCCATGCAGGAGCTGCCCTTCGTGCCGATCGGTGCCTACTACACCAACACCGCGCATAAGCGGGCGCTGGTGGACCGTGTGCCAGGCTTCGCGCTGTTCTGGAATCTGCGGCGCGCCTGA